The Pseudomonas sp. G2-4 genome window below encodes:
- a CDS encoding sarcosine oxidase subunit alpha family protein, which yields MSNATVRFSQPGGHEVIDRDSRINFTWDGVAMSGFQGDTLASALLANGVRVVGRSFKYGRPRGIVSVGVEEPNALIALETGGYFTPNIKATEIELYEGLNARPATGKPSISSDYKTLFKPFHKFMPAGFYYKTFQQPKRLWPHYEELLRKMAGFSVSPVEPDAETYEHNNLHCDVAVIGGGVAGLAAALAVAEGGAGVVLIEERPALGGSWFTNAGAEVDAEPVKVWIERIEQRLQSMPNVQILTRTCAYALHDYNLIQALERVQDHLPLSLRRGSVRQRLHKIRPARVILATGAHERLIAFDNNDLPGIMQASAVQGYVQQHGVLPGEKIAIFTNNDSGYALLRDLHALGRRVEAIVDVRAQISGAMRSIAHLSNTRLISSAAVVAAVGSDQLKAVIVQGVSHNGDCSWREQGERITLAADLLAVSGGWSPVVHLDCHTGAKPFWSDEHCAFMPAAQGKYRHYAGSLLGFSAARDCQLSGRLAAREALLSLELRAADAVLIDAPTSLKCAPFFRAPDWKGKQFVDLQNDVMAKDIALAIRENFRSIEHIKRYTALGFGTDQGKTGNVIGVAIASEVMQKPMTAVGTTTYRPAYTPVTFGAMAGEFVGELFEPERHTPMHFWHLHHGAEWENVGQWKRPWYFPRKGESMPDALKRECLAVRRKVGMMDASTLGKIDVQGPDAREFLNRVLPNDWTAIKPGNCRYTVMLDDNGIVKDDGVTACLGDQHFLMTTTTGGAANMFVTLEAWLQTEWPDLKVFLTSVTDHWSTTAVVGEYSRQVLRSVCSDIDFDHEAFPFMQWRQGTIHGVPAMIMRISFSGELAYEVNVQANYGHAVWDLIHKAGQQWGMTLYGTESLHVLRAEKGFAIVGQDSDGAVSPVDLGMQWLLSKKKPHNFLGKRALARPYMNGTNRKQYVGLLTLDPQEVLPEGAQLIAEPSSKQTQGYVTSSYYSPILDHSIALAMLEGGREREGEVLYAAHHSGKRIAVRVCGTVFYDKEGARQNV from the coding sequence ATGAGTAATGCTACAGTGCGCTTCAGCCAGCCCGGCGGTCATGAGGTCATTGACCGCGACAGCCGCATCAATTTCACCTGGGACGGTGTCGCCATGAGTGGCTTCCAGGGCGACACCCTGGCATCGGCGCTACTCGCCAACGGCGTGCGCGTCGTCGGTCGCAGCTTCAAGTACGGCCGTCCGCGGGGCATCGTCTCGGTCGGCGTCGAAGAACCCAACGCGCTGATCGCGCTGGAAACTGGTGGCTATTTCACGCCCAACATCAAGGCCACCGAAATCGAGCTGTACGAAGGCCTGAACGCACGGCCGGCCACAGGCAAGCCGTCGATCAGCTCCGACTACAAGACGCTGTTCAAGCCGTTCCACAAGTTCATGCCCGCGGGCTTCTACTACAAGACCTTCCAGCAGCCCAAACGACTGTGGCCGCACTACGAGGAGCTGCTGCGCAAGATGGCTGGCTTCTCGGTATCGCCGGTGGAGCCGGACGCCGAAACCTACGAGCACAACAACCTGCACTGTGACGTGGCGGTGATCGGCGGCGGTGTGGCGGGTCTAGCGGCGGCACTGGCGGTAGCCGAGGGGGGCGCGGGCGTAGTGTTAATAGAAGAGCGCCCGGCGCTGGGTGGCAGCTGGTTCACCAATGCCGGTGCGGAAGTCGATGCCGAGCCGGTCAAGGTGTGGATCGAACGCATCGAGCAGCGCCTGCAGAGCATGCCTAATGTGCAGATCCTCACCCGCACCTGCGCCTATGCCTTGCACGACTACAACCTGATCCAGGCGTTGGAACGGGTGCAGGATCACTTGCCCCTGAGTTTGCGTCGCGGCAGCGTGCGTCAGCGCCTGCATAAGATCCGTCCGGCGCGGGTGATCCTTGCCACCGGCGCCCACGAGCGCCTGATCGCGTTCGACAACAACGATCTGCCGGGCATCATGCAGGCCAGCGCGGTGCAGGGCTATGTGCAGCAGCATGGTGTGCTACCAGGCGAGAAAATCGCCATCTTCACCAACAACGACAGCGGCTATGCGCTGCTCAGAGATCTGCACGCACTGGGGCGCCGGGTTGAGGCCATCGTTGATGTACGCGCACAGATTTCCGGGGCGATGCGTAGCATTGCGCACCTGAGCAATACCCGATTGATCAGCAGCGCGGCCGTCGTCGCGGCAGTGGGCAGTGATCAGCTCAAGGCGGTAATCGTTCAGGGCGTCAGCCACAACGGTGACTGCAGTTGGCGCGAACAGGGCGAGCGGATCACATTAGCGGCCGATCTTCTGGCGGTGTCCGGCGGTTGGAGCCCGGTGGTGCATCTGGATTGCCACACTGGCGCCAAGCCATTCTGGTCTGACGAACACTGCGCATTCATGCCAGCGGCACAGGGCAAGTATCGGCATTATGCCGGCTCCCTACTGGGCTTTAGTGCCGCGCGCGACTGTCAGCTTTCGGGCCGCCTGGCGGCACGCGAGGCGCTGCTCAGCCTGGAATTGAGGGCCGCCGATGCGGTCCTCATAGATGCGCCCACCAGTCTAAAGTGCGCGCCGTTCTTCCGCGCTCCGGACTGGAAGGGTAAGCAGTTCGTCGACTTGCAGAACGACGTCATGGCCAAGGACATTGCCCTGGCCATCCGCGAAAACTTTCGCAGCATCGAACACATCAAACGCTACACCGCATTGGGCTTCGGCACGGACCAGGGCAAAACCGGCAACGTCATCGGCGTCGCGATCGCCAGCGAGGTCATGCAAAAGCCCATGACCGCCGTGGGCACCACCACTTACCGTCCGGCCTACACGCCGGTGACCTTCGGTGCCATGGCCGGTGAGTTTGTTGGCGAACTGTTTGAGCCCGAGCGCCACACGCCGATGCATTTCTGGCATCTCCATCACGGCGCTGAGTGGGAAAACGTTGGCCAGTGGAAGCGCCCCTGGTACTTCCCGCGGAAGGGCGAGTCGATGCCCGATGCGCTCAAGCGCGAATGCCTAGCGGTGCGTCGCAAGGTTGGCATGATGGACGCTTCGACCCTGGGCAAGATCGATGTGCAGGGGCCTGACGCCCGCGAGTTCCTCAACCGCGTGCTGCCCAACGACTGGACCGCGATCAAGCCTGGCAATTGTCGCTATACAGTGATGCTCGATGACAACGGCATCGTCAAGGATGACGGCGTGACCGCATGCCTCGGCGACCAGCACTTCCTGATGACCACCACCACGGGTGGCGCGGCGAACATGTTCGTCACTCTCGAAGCCTGGCTACAGACCGAGTGGCCTGACCTAAAGGTATTCCTGACCTCGGTCACCGACCACTGGAGCACGACCGCGGTGGTCGGCGAGTACAGCCGCCAAGTGTTGCGCAGCGTATGCAGTGACATCGACTTTGATCACGAGGCGTTCCCGTTCATGCAATGGCGCCAGGGCACGATCCATGGCGTGCCGGCGATGATCATGCGCATCAGCTTCTCCGGTGAACTGGCTTATGAGGTCAATGTCCAGGCCAACTATGGCCACGCGGTCTGGGATCTCATCCACAAGGCCGGCCAGCAGTGGGGTATGACTCTCTACGGCACAGAAAGTCTGCATGTGCTGCGCGCCGAGAAAGGCTTCGCTATCGTCGGCCAGGACTCCGACGGTGCGGTCAGTCCGGTAGATCTGGGCATGCAATGGCTGTTATCGAAGAAAAAGCCACACAACTTCCTCGGCAAACGCGCATTAGCGCGGCCGTACATGAACGGCACCAACCGCAAACAATACGTCGGCTTGCTGACCCTCGACCCACAGGAGGTACTCCCTGAGGGCGCGCAACTGATCGCCGAACCGAGCAGCAAGCAGACCCAGGGCTACGTGACCTCCAGTTACTACAGCCCGATTCTCGACCACTCCATTGCTCTTGCGATGCTCGAAGGCGGACGGGAGCGGGAAGGGGAAGTGCTGTACGCCGCGCATCACAGCGGCAAGCGAATCGCCGTGCGGGTATGCGGCACTGTGTTTTACGACAAAGAAGGGGCGCGGCAAAATGTCTGA
- a CDS encoding sarcosine oxidase subunit gamma family protein, which yields MSDLANEQLQLQYRTALEPFQGALIGAKPSRLNLREIRLQAYITVRGVLASAEVSEGLESAGLSTPAKLSSTAHYATDGADVLLWISPNESLLISPMSQRDHWVQTLQRTLQGSFAAVIDTSGSFNCLELQGPAVEACLAKLSHYNFAEREFPVGKVVTTTLKGIPCHFVRMDRDCFRILMRFSFSHYLYRLISHAAAAYQA from the coding sequence ATGTCTGATCTGGCCAACGAGCAACTGCAACTGCAGTATCGCACCGCCCTAGAACCCTTCCAGGGTGCCTTGATCGGTGCCAAGCCTTCGCGCCTCAACCTGCGCGAGATTCGCCTGCAGGCTTACATCACTGTGCGCGGAGTCCTCGCCAGCGCCGAGGTCAGCGAGGGGCTGGAAAGCGCTGGCCTGAGCACCCCGGCGAAGCTGAGCTCGACTGCGCATTACGCCACCGATGGCGCCGATGTGCTGCTGTGGATCTCGCCTAACGAAAGCCTGCTGATCAGCCCGATGAGCCAGCGCGATCACTGGGTACAGACCCTACAGCGCACCTTGCAGGGCTCATTCGCGGCGGTGATTGATACTTCCGGCAGCTTCAATTGCCTGGAGTTGCAAGGCCCGGCGGTTGAGGCATGCCTGGCCAAACTCAGCCACTACAACTTTGCCGAGCGCGAGTTCCCGGTAGGCAAGGTGGTGACCACGACGCTGAAGGGTATTCCCTGCCACTTCGTGCGCATGGACCGGGATTGCTTCCGCATCCTCATGCGCTTCTCGTTTTCCCATTATCTGTACCGCCTGATCAGCCACGCGGCTGCGGCGTACCAAGCCTAG
- the purU gene encoding formyltetrahydrofolate deformylase, whose translation MSAKKFVLTLACSDRKGIVAAVGNCIAAQSGNIMESGQYVDPDNMRFFMRVCFVVDERTTMESFREGFAPVGLAYGMDWQVYDLDVRPRVMILVSQLGHCLNDLLYRNSIGQLPMELVSLVSNHQKFSRRAEHEGIPFVYMPITSENKLDQEAVMLTLVREQKIDLIILARYMQILSDDLSRELTGKVINIHHSFLPSFKGARPYHQAHKRGVKLIGATAHYVTADLDEGPIIEQNVHRVDHAATADDMVAIGRDTECQVLAKAVKLHLEHRILLNEDRTVIFH comes from the coding sequence ATGAGCGCCAAGAAATTCGTCCTCACCCTGGCTTGCAGTGACCGCAAGGGCATTGTCGCAGCGGTAGGCAACTGCATCGCCGCACAGAGTGGCAACATCATGGAGAGCGGCCAGTACGTGGACCCCGACAACATGCGTTTCTTTATGCGCGTGTGCTTCGTGGTCGACGAGCGCACCACCATGGAAAGCTTCCGCGAAGGCTTCGCTCCGGTAGGACTGGCCTATGGCATGGATTGGCAGGTCTATGACCTGGACGTAAGGCCGCGGGTGATGATCCTGGTCTCACAACTGGGCCACTGCCTGAACGATCTGCTTTACCGCAACAGTATCGGTCAGTTGCCTATGGAGCTGGTATCGCTAGTCTCCAACCACCAGAAATTCTCTCGTCGCGCCGAGCACGAAGGCATCCCCTTCGTGTATATGCCGATCACCTCGGAGAACAAGCTCGACCAAGAAGCTGTGATGCTAACGCTGGTGCGCGAGCAGAAAATCGATCTGATCATCCTTGCCCGCTACATGCAGATTCTCTCTGATGACCTGTCACGTGAACTGACCGGCAAGGTCATCAACATCCACCACTCGTTCCTGCCCAGCTTCAAGGGTGCACGGCCCTATCACCAGGCTCACAAGCGTGGCGTAAAGCTAATCGGCGCCACCGCGCACTACGTCACTGCGGATCTCGATGAAGGCCCGATCATCGAGCAGAACGTGCACCGAGTCGATCACGCGGCCACCGCCGACGACATGGTTGCCATTGGCCGCGACACCGAATGCCAGGTGCTGGCCAAGGCCGTGAAACTCCACCTCGAACATCGGATTCTGCTCAATGAAGACCGTACCGTCATTTTCCACTAA
- the folD gene encoding bifunctional methylenetetrahydrofolate dehydrogenase/methenyltetrahydrofolate cyclohydrolase FolD gives MKTVPSFSTKAAPVIIDGKAASQAIVEQVKAAVVAEHLRPGLAVLLVGSDPASAVYVRNKGLRAKECGFHSEQIDLDENTSEGELLAVIGRLNSDENIHGILVQLPLPRHIDAHKVIQAIHPMKDVDGFHYVNVGHLASGALGDALVPCTPLGSLHLIQQHLGNDLSGKHAVVIGRSNIVGKPMASLLLQHNCTVTVLHSRTFEPEKLCRQADIVVAAVGVPGLVKADWIKPGALVIDVGINRIELADGNSRLVGDVAFDEVAPLTSAITPVPGGVGPMTIALLMQNTLSVARRFKKVGLTMR, from the coding sequence ATGAAGACCGTACCGTCATTTTCCACTAAAGCTGCGCCCGTGATTATCGATGGCAAGGCTGCCAGCCAGGCTATCGTCGAGCAAGTCAAAGCGGCTGTTGTTGCCGAGCATCTGCGTCCCGGCCTCGCCGTGTTGCTGGTGGGCAGCGATCCGGCTAGCGCTGTGTACGTGCGCAACAAAGGGCTGCGCGCTAAAGAGTGCGGCTTTCACTCGGAGCAGATCGACCTCGACGAGAACACCAGCGAGGGCGAGCTGCTGGCGGTGATCGGCCGGCTCAACAGCGACGAGAACATCCACGGCATCCTCGTGCAGCTGCCACTGCCTCGGCATATCGACGCGCACAAAGTGATCCAGGCTATCCACCCGATGAAGGACGTCGACGGCTTTCACTACGTCAACGTCGGCCACTTGGCCAGCGGCGCGCTGGGCGATGCCCTGGTGCCCTGTACCCCGCTGGGTTCTTTGCACTTGATTCAGCAACACTTGGGCAATGACTTAAGCGGTAAGCATGCAGTGGTGATCGGCCGTTCCAACATCGTCGGCAAACCCATGGCCAGCCTGCTGCTGCAGCACAACTGCACGGTCACCGTGTTACACAGCCGGACCTTCGAGCCGGAGAAGCTCTGCCGACAGGCTGACATTGTTGTCGCCGCGGTGGGCGTTCCGGGGCTGGTCAAGGCCGATTGGATCAAACCGGGAGCGCTGGTGATTGATGTCGGTATCAATCGCATCGAACTGGCAGACGGTAACTCGCGCCTAGTCGGGGACGTTGCCTTCGACGAAGTGGCGCCGCTGACCTCGGCCATTACCCCGGTACCGGGGGGGGTTGGGCCGATGACCATCGCCTTGTTGATGCAAAACACGCTATCGGTGGCACGACGCTTCAAGAAGGTCGGCCTGACGATGCGTTGA
- a CDS encoding branched-chain amino acid ABC transporter substrate-binding protein translates to MQISNKWRLAAAVSVAMGFSSAAFADIVVGVAGPYTGANASYGTQFWRGASQAAADINAAGGINGEKIKLVQADDACEPKQAVAVANRLVDTEHVKAVIGHFCSSSTVPATEIYDEAGILSITPSSTSPAVTDRGLVGMFRMCGRDDQQGIIAGNYLVDKLKVKKVAVIHDKDTYGQGLADATKAQLAVRGVTPVVYEGLTRGEKDFSSLVTKIRAASTEAVYFGGCHPEAGPLARQLREQGYSGIFMSGDCIVTDEMVTTAGGPQYTKDILMTFGKDPRSLPEGKAVVEKFRSSGFEPEGYTLYSYGAMQAIAAAFTGIQGTDGAKASAWLKSHKVGTVMGDKEWTAKGDLKVSDYVMYKWDDKGKYSPVE, encoded by the coding sequence ATGCAAATCTCAAATAAATGGCGTTTGGCTGCGGCAGTTTCCGTGGCAATGGGTTTTTCCAGTGCGGCCTTTGCCGACATCGTGGTCGGAGTTGCCGGACCTTATACCGGTGCTAATGCATCCTATGGCACGCAATTCTGGCGCGGCGCTTCACAGGCTGCGGCGGATATAAACGCGGCCGGAGGAATCAACGGCGAGAAGATCAAGCTGGTACAAGCTGATGACGCCTGCGAACCCAAACAGGCGGTGGCCGTTGCCAACAGACTGGTGGACACTGAGCATGTCAAGGCGGTAATCGGTCACTTTTGCTCATCCTCGACCGTGCCTGCCACGGAGATCTATGACGAAGCGGGCATCCTCTCCATTACACCATCGTCCACCAGTCCAGCGGTCACCGATCGTGGCCTGGTGGGCATGTTCCGCATGTGCGGGCGTGATGACCAACAAGGCATCATCGCCGGTAACTATCTAGTGGATAAACTCAAGGTCAAGAAAGTCGCGGTCATCCACGACAAGGACACTTACGGTCAGGGCCTGGCTGATGCTACTAAGGCGCAGTTGGCCGTGCGCGGCGTCACTCCCGTGGTGTACGAAGGCTTGACCCGTGGCGAAAAGGACTTCAGCTCGCTGGTCACCAAGATCCGCGCGGCCAGCACCGAAGCAGTGTATTTCGGTGGCTGCCATCCGGAAGCAGGTCCGCTGGCTCGTCAGCTGCGCGAGCAGGGCTATAGCGGAATCTTTATGTCCGGCGACTGTATCGTCACCGACGAGATGGTCACCACCGCAGGCGGCCCGCAGTACACCAAGGACATCCTGATGACCTTCGGCAAGGATCCACGCTCGCTGCCGGAAGGCAAGGCGGTGGTCGAAAAATTCCGCTCCAGCGGTTTCGAACCCGAGGGCTACACCCTGTACTCCTACGGCGCCATGCAGGCTATCGCCGCCGCGTTCACCGGTATTCAAGGCACGGACGGTGCCAAGGCCTCAGCCTGGTTGAAGTCGCATAAGGTCGGCACCGTGATGGGCGATAAGGAATGGACCGCCAAGGGTGACCTCAAAGTCTCCGACTATGTGATGTACAAATGGGACGACAAGGGCAAGTACTCACCCGTCGAGTAA
- a CDS encoding branched-chain amino acid ABC transporter permease LivH (LivHMGF is the membrane component of the LIV-I/LS branched-chain amino acid transporter), whose amino-acid sequence MDGIFLQQLINGLTLGSVYGLIAIGYTMVYGIIGMINFAHGDVYMISAYLAAIGMAVMASFGIHSFPFLIFGTLLFTIVVTGVYGFVIERVAYRPLRNSTRLAPLISAIGISLILQNYAQISQGAKQQGVPTLLEGAWRFSLGGSFVQLTYTRIFILVAAFSGMAILTYVIKCTTLGRMCRAVQQDRKMASILGINTDRVISYVFVIGAAMAALAGVLITINYGTFDFYAGFIIGIKAFTAAVLGGIGSLPGAMLGGLILGVAESQFSGLVNTDYKDVFSFSLLVLILIFRPQGLLGRPLVAKV is encoded by the coding sequence ATGGACGGTATCTTCCTACAGCAGCTGATCAACGGCCTGACCCTCGGGTCGGTCTACGGTCTTATCGCCATCGGTTACACCATGGTCTACGGCATTATCGGCATGATAAATTTCGCCCATGGTGACGTGTACATGATTTCGGCCTACCTTGCCGCTATCGGCATGGCCGTGATGGCATCCTTCGGGATTCATTCGTTCCCGTTCCTGATTTTCGGCACCCTGTTGTTCACCATCGTCGTCACCGGGGTCTACGGTTTCGTCATAGAACGCGTGGCCTATAGGCCGCTGCGCAATTCCACGCGTCTGGCCCCGTTGATCAGCGCGATCGGTATTTCGCTAATTCTGCAGAACTACGCTCAGATCAGCCAGGGCGCCAAGCAGCAGGGCGTGCCTACGTTGCTCGAAGGTGCCTGGCGCTTCAGCCTCGGCGGCAGCTTCGTGCAGCTCACCTATACACGTATTTTCATACTGGTCGCGGCCTTTTCGGGTATGGCGATTCTCACTTACGTAATCAAGTGCACGACCTTAGGACGCATGTGCCGGGCGGTGCAGCAGGACCGTAAGATGGCCTCGATCCTGGGCATCAACACTGACCGCGTGATTTCCTACGTTTTTGTCATTGGCGCCGCTATGGCCGCTCTGGCCGGCGTATTGATCACCATCAACTACGGCACATTCGATTTTTATGCCGGCTTCATCATCGGCATCAAGGCCTTCACCGCGGCGGTGCTGGGCGGTATTGGCTCGTTGCCGGGGGCGATGCTCGGCGGCCTGATCCTCGGCGTGGCGGAGTCGCAGTTTTCCGGTCTGGTCAATACCGACTACAAGGATGTCTTCAGCTTTTCGCTGCTGGTACTGATTCTGATCTTCCGACCTCAGGGTCTTTTGGGGCGGCCACTTGTGGCGAAGGTGTAA
- a CDS encoding ATP-binding cassette domain-containing protein, translating into MNNAIILSVEHLMMRFGGIKALSDVNLKVRRNSIFALIGPNGAGKTTVFNCLTGFYKASGGRIELNAQGKRTDVIKLLGEPFAPTDFVSPKAFCSRLYYKMFGGTHLVNRSGLARTFQNIRLFREMSVIENLLVAQHMWVNRSMLAGLLNTRGYRKAEQQALDAAFYWLEVVDLVDCANRLAGELSYGQQRRLEIARAMCTRPQIICLDEPAAGLNPQETIALSGMIRRLRDEHDMTIVLIEHDMGMVMGISDDIVVLDHGNVIASGKPEQIRNDPKVIAAYLGAEEEELV; encoded by the coding sequence ATGAATAACGCGATCATTCTTTCGGTCGAACACCTGATGATGCGGTTCGGCGGCATCAAGGCCTTGAGCGACGTCAACCTCAAAGTCCGGCGCAATTCCATCTTCGCTCTGATTGGCCCAAACGGAGCCGGCAAGACCACAGTGTTCAACTGTCTGACTGGCTTCTACAAGGCCAGCGGTGGGCGCATCGAGCTCAACGCTCAAGGTAAGCGCACCGACGTCATCAAGCTGCTCGGCGAGCCCTTCGCCCCTACCGACTTCGTCTCGCCCAAGGCGTTCTGCAGCCGGCTGTACTACAAGATGTTTGGCGGTACCCACTTGGTCAATCGTTCTGGCCTGGCGCGGACGTTCCAAAACATCCGGCTGTTCCGCGAGATGTCGGTGATCGAAAACTTGCTGGTGGCACAGCATATGTGGGTGAACAGGAGCATGCTCGCCGGCCTTCTTAATACTCGCGGTTACCGCAAGGCCGAACAGCAGGCGCTGGACGCGGCGTTCTATTGGCTTGAGGTGGTCGACTTGGTTGATTGCGCCAACCGCCTTGCCGGCGAATTGTCCTACGGCCAGCAGCGCCGCCTGGAGATCGCCCGTGCCATGTGTACGCGCCCGCAGATCATCTGCCTGGATGAGCCAGCAGCTGGCCTCAACCCCCAGGAAACCATCGCCCTCAGCGGCATGATCCGTCGTCTGCGCGACGAGCACGACATGACTATTGTGCTGATCGAGCACGACATGGGTATGGTCATGGGAATTTCCGATGACATCGTGGTGCTCGACCACGGCAATGTGATCGCCAGCGGCAAGCCCGAGCAAATCCGCAACGACCCTAAAGTTATCGCCGCTTACCTGGGTGCCGAAGAGGAGGAGCTTGTATGA
- a CDS encoding ABC transporter ATP-binding protein → MKTPILEMCGIDVFYGPIQALKKVSLHIHSGETVSLIGSNGAGKSTLLMSIFGQPRASSGQILYEGIDISQKSSHYIASNGIAQSPEGRRVFPDMSVEENLMMGTIPIGDKHANEDMQRMFDIFPRLKERRNQRAMTMSGGEQQMLAIARALMSRPRLLLLDEPSLGLAPIVVKQIFATLRELAQSGMTIFLVEQNANHALKLSDRAYVMVNGEICMTGSGQELLSNNEVRNAYLGGH, encoded by the coding sequence ATGAAGACGCCGATTCTTGAAATGTGTGGTATCGATGTGTTCTACGGCCCGATTCAGGCGCTGAAGAAGGTCTCGCTGCATATCCATTCTGGCGAGACCGTCAGCCTCATAGGCTCCAACGGTGCAGGCAAGTCGACGCTGCTGATGTCAATCTTCGGCCAGCCGCGTGCCAGCTCGGGACAGATCCTCTACGAAGGCATTGATATCTCACAGAAGTCCTCACACTACATAGCCTCCAACGGTATTGCCCAGTCGCCGGAGGGCCGCCGGGTGTTTCCCGACATGTCAGTAGAAGAGAATCTGATGATGGGTACTATTCCCATCGGCGACAAGCATGCCAATGAAGACATGCAGCGCATGTTCGATATCTTCCCCCGGCTAAAGGAGCGGCGTAACCAGCGCGCCATGACAATGTCAGGTGGTGAGCAGCAAATGCTAGCTATTGCCCGTGCTTTGATGAGCCGGCCGCGCTTGCTGCTGCTCGATGAGCCGTCACTGGGGTTGGCGCCAATCGTGGTCAAGCAGATCTTTGCTACCCTGCGCGAGTTGGCGCAGAGTGGCATGACAATTTTCCTGGTTGAGCAGAACGCCAACCATGCGCTCAAGCTCTCGGATCGCGCCTATGTGATGGTCAACGGCGAAATCTGCATGACCGGTAGTGGTCAGGAGCTGTTGAGCAACAACGAGGTGCGCAACGCGTACCTGGGTGGTCATTGA
- a CDS encoding FAD-binding oxidoreductase — protein MSRAYYPMYDCMSSAAPLPQQADVVIAGAGIMGCAAAYYLSNRGLSVVVCDKAGIASQQSSRAWGFVRQQMRDPAEVPLMKAAISVWQGLEVELQTSLEWIQAGCLYSADDEAQMARFDSWLAIAREHELDTCLLASKQVNALMPALGKRALGGLYTASDGQAEPRRVTAAFAQRARERGVYFAEGCGVTGIDTQAGFISGVETERGYISTRRLVVAAGASSWRLLKAVGLIIPQQVVRCTVSRTSAGPQVGGTTYIGHGVGFRQRRDGSFNIADGTRAILDVSFDLLRGARWYLPLLARHGGMFNLSFKNDVVRDLSQRWRSGPPLLGERDPHARPDPTSVTSAIRSLIEAFPELKDVRVVESWGGMIDVLPDGIPIIDATPEVPGLVIATGFCGHGFALGPMVGQVIAELVEKGASSFDLHRLRLRRFIEGDIGRPMSLY, from the coding sequence ATGTCCCGCGCTTATTACCCTATGTACGACTGTATGAGCTCGGCGGCGCCGCTGCCGCAACAGGCCGACGTGGTCATCGCCGGTGCCGGAATCATGGGTTGTGCCGCGGCCTATTACCTGAGTAATCGGGGTTTGAGCGTAGTGGTCTGCGACAAGGCCGGGATCGCTAGCCAGCAATCGAGCCGTGCCTGGGGCTTTGTGCGCCAGCAAATGCGCGATCCGGCCGAAGTGCCGCTTATGAAAGCGGCCATTTCGGTGTGGCAAGGGCTGGAGGTAGAATTGCAGACGTCGCTAGAGTGGATCCAGGCCGGATGCCTTTACAGTGCCGACGACGAGGCGCAAATGGCGCGGTTCGATAGTTGGTTGGCTATTGCCCGTGAGCACGAACTGGACACCTGTCTGCTAGCAAGCAAGCAGGTCAATGCGCTGATGCCAGCGCTAGGCAAGCGCGCTCTTGGTGGCCTCTATACGGCCAGCGATGGCCAGGCAGAACCTCGGCGGGTCACGGCGGCGTTCGCGCAACGGGCACGAGAACGAGGCGTATACTTCGCCGAGGGCTGCGGGGTAACTGGCATCGATACCCAAGCAGGCTTCATCAGTGGCGTTGAGACTGAGCGCGGATACATTTCCACCCGGCGGCTGGTGGTCGCAGCCGGTGCCAGCAGTTGGCGGCTATTGAAGGCGGTGGGGTTGATCATTCCCCAGCAGGTGGTGCGCTGCACCGTGTCGCGTACCAGTGCCGGACCGCAGGTAGGTGGAACAACCTATATCGGACATGGCGTTGGCTTTCGCCAGCGTCGTGACGGGAGCTTTAACATTGCCGACGGTACCCGTGCAATCCTTGATGTGAGCTTCGACCTACTACGCGGGGCTCGATGGTACCTGCCATTGTTAGCTAGGCATGGGGGTATGTTCAATCTGAGCTTCAAGAATGATGTGGTCCGTGACCTGAGCCAACGCTGGCGGTCAGGTCCGCCGCTGCTGGGCGAGCGAGACCCACACGCGCGGCCTGACCCCACCAGTGTCACATCGGCAATACGGTCACTGATCGAAGCGTTCCCCGAGCTCAAGGACGTACGCGTGGTTGAGAGCTGGGGAGGTATGATCGATGTGCTGCCGGACGGGATCCCGATCATCGACGCAACACCTGAGGTACCTGGGTTAGTGATTGCCACCGGCTTTTGTGGTCATGGTTTTGCCCTAGGGCCGATGGTGGGGCAGGTCATTGCCGAGCTGGTAGAAAAAGGCGCAAGCAGTTTTGACTTGCATCGGCTGAGATTGCGCAGGTTCATCGAGGGCGACATCGGGCGGCCGATGTCGCTCTACTGA